The nucleotide sequence aatcaaaatattgagaaaatcgcttttaaattGGTCCAAATTAAGtccttagcaaagcatattactgattaaaaattaagttttgatatatttgtggtaggaaatttacaaaatagcttcatggaacatgatctttacttaatatcctaatgatttttggcatataagaaaaatctatcattttgacccatacaatgtatttttggctattgctacaaatataccccagcgacttaagactggttttgtggtccagggtcacacacacacatgtttgtttttgtgaattgtggagactttccatagacttctatagtttttatactgaccaaacgatattgtctatcccctaacccaaccctaatcctaaacctagccctcacagaaaacatgtttgcatcgttacactttttagataaacatcatttactatttttaatcattttttaacattgtggggaacggcaatttcaggttttactatccttgtggggacatttggtccccacaatgtagcaaaaaaaagtacacacacacacacatatatatatatatatatatatatatatatataaacacatgtGACAAATGATATTTGCATGCAGATCAGTCACACATTGGTTGGACTGTATCTAAGTCCGTCTTCTCACTCTGATAAAGGAAGAAAACTTCAGCAATGAGTAATGTAGTGCCACATCCTGTCTCTTGACAGCTATAATAcacagagatttttttttaatataagatTTTAGATAAATCATTAAAGAGGACTTGTGATATGTCGTTCATTTATAAAACGATCACTTTAACCCaattaaaaatgtctatttcaCAATTCACctgttgttttactttaaagtcTTGTAATATGTTTGTCTGACCTAATCAAAGTCCAGTTTTGGTTTTCTGAGCTATCGAAGGGTCTTGGGCTCTCTCAGACCTCAAACAGAACATGAGCGTTAACAGCTCATTTCTTGTTTTTCACCTATTCCAGAAAAATAGATTAGTATTTTCTAGTAGGTTAGTGAGGTTCTAGTATGAAATAAAAGAGCTATAAATGTTCAGAATGTTTTGAACTTTGTCGAACAGGTAATTCCATTCACGTCTGTATTATGAAATCAAAGCATTTCGGCATTGTTGCCATTTGAACATTGTCTAGCTTTTCAGTGTGACGGGTGAGTGGGTTTTTGAATCATGAGTCAAAACAGTAACTTACtgaaaagttacaaaaaaagaaagaaagaaaaagaaaaaaaaaaacacctgaaaaaATGATTTCCCCTCGAATGTTTCCTATAGCTTCTTTGAGTCCACACCCCCACTTCGACTTGCTGTTTTAACTGTCTTCACTCCGACTCAAGACTGTAGTTCTGCTGGGGGCAACCCCCCTCAACACCAGCAATGTGGGTCTGTTAAATCAGAACTACGTGATGATGAAATTTACGGGATCCATCCTATAGATCGCTGGTAGAGAATGAGTCAGCGCATGAACTAAGGGCACTAAAGGGCTCATAACATGACGTGACCATGCAAATCACACCTATTCCCAGTATCAGTCTCTTGGTCACTAGACACGTGAGAAACTTTCAGTTTTGTTCGCCGAATTTGACATCACACTAGACCGAGGCTTTTTGACATGCGATAGGTAAACTTCTATACGTATAAACATCTTATTGTACACAGTGAATTTATCACAATTTAATTAGTTTAACAGGTTGAGCAAGCTTTCTCTCATGAATCACAAAAAGACAGGTACGGCTGTTAGGCTTTCTGTCGTGTTGACAGTCATAAGCTACGGCCTTCAGGAAACTTTTCTGGAATGCACCCGAGCTGACAGATCATCTTGGAACTTTTCCTGTTGTACATAAATGACTCATGGGATCGAGTCAAGCACATCACTGTAAGCGAACAGACTTGGAATTCCCTCTGCATTCCACCAGACGACAACAGCCACTGCCAATCAGTTGACTATGGTAAAACATATGTACTGTTGGATCAATATCAccctggttttgttttgttttccttttctggcgtgaaaattttatttcagtttcacacaaactcaaacacacTTGAGATTCAAAATTCAACAGTTGTGTGATGATTTGAATATATGTCGTATGCTTACTGATTGGACAACAGCTCAGTTATTACTGATTCTCCGTGTTATGTGATTAGCGAGATGGAACAAATAAATcattgtaaaaatacaaaatatttgacattataatataaataagcaAAATGATGTACTTTACTGACAACATCTTTCAGGTTTCAGAGCATTTCagccatttaaaatacatgttatgaTGATCTTTTAGTGGAATAAAGCCACGCACTGAATTAACTTagcattcatttctttatttaacatttcattatgtaatcCTTTTATAAAAGCCGCAGGGAAATAAGGCTCATAGCATGATATATTATGAATCTAATAATGACTGGAAGGGCTGTTCATATATAtcaaaagttattttagtatgaatctttttgaattagtttttatttttatgttttaattacatattgaatattttatatttgaatcattttttagTTCTTTTATTACAGGATTTCAGAACCCACCTCAAAACATATCTGTGCCTTTCTTGTTTTGCTGATCTTTGACTAAATGTCTGTTTCATATCATGTATTTcacatttatctgttttttgtttctttatctgctgtcatgtttatctgtttttgATATTGTAAAGCGACCTTGAGTTTGCAGAAAGgcgctatataaaataaaattattattattattattattacattttaattttaacattttagtaattgttGCGTGTTCTtgacatttattattcttttttattgaaatgtttaaaatgtatttttcccattaaacaaaaatataagttttaaatttaatttaattttaaataatgtttgttttatttcaagtagcatatatatatatatggttttagttttagttcattcTAATAACCCTAGGACAAGCATGCTGCTGAATGCTGCTCAGtattattgtctgtttttctaCCCAAAACTTTTAGCACACTGGATGTGCACTTCAACAAAAATTCAACAAGTTGTGACAGAGAATCATTGTGTAGGCTGCACATTTTATGGCTAGTGTGTTACTTTGCATAGGATGCTATTTTCAGAGCTCCGCACTACAGGTTGTGCGTTAACTTCCCGCCCACGCTGCCCCCGCATCACTGAAATGTCACCTCTTCCCCACACCAAATATCCCCTCCCTCTCTTACACTCATGCACTCTTTCCTTCCAGCTGTGAGTCAGTAGAGCTCTTGAGGGGGTTTGGGGGTTACCTACTTCTTGAGCAGTTTGAGTGTAAACGGCTGTGAGTTGACTTTCAGAATCACATTATTAGAAAGAGCCACAAAGTTTGAagcaggcaaaaaaaaaaaaaaaaaaaaaaaaaaaaaacacacaacgaTAGCAATGTTGTAACTCACAACCACAAAACTTCCTGTGACGGAATCGTTTGCTCTAATGCCACAAAATTCACCTTGGGTTTATGATGCAAGATTTACCAACTCCTAAATTTAGAGTCAGTCAAAAATGATACCGATCTGCTACACCATGTATagagtatatttatatatgaactAAATACTGAATGTTGAACTACAAAATGGAGACTCAAAATAGCTTTATCAAACAGCCCTGTTTCAATCATGAGTCATAAGTCATtctcatttaatattaaaatagttttgggAAAAAGCATATGTTACAGAGGAAGAACTAAGGATTAATGAATTTTGCTTTACTGTAGCAGAGGCCTATCCACTGGTACACATTTGTCAAGCCTCTTCCTGGAAGCACACCAAAGGTGCGTTCCATTCAACTGCAAGTGTCCTGCGAAGTGGACTTCACAGGGTATTCCAGCATCTTCACCAAGAAGCCAGTCTGAAAGGAAACAAACATGTTCAGTTTGAAGGACGCTGCCAAAAACGGGAAGTAGAGAGGGAAATTTGGGTGGGTCAGATAAGGGAAATATTCAAAATGTGCACTGTTGATGTGTCTCCTGAAACAGGGTTGGAAAACACTGTACAGCTTTTTGTTAAACTATCCTTATGCCCGATGATGACCGTGACCTATcaccttttgtttgtttattcagctaCGAAGCAGCTCAAGACAATAGTGTTTTCATCCAGCTCAAGGCAGTTCAAATTCTGTCCTCATCTGGTTTCAAAGCAGTCGAATCTGGTTGATCTGATCCCTTCATACTTTGGAGTGTGGAGCAACATGGAATGAACATGGGCATCCTGTTAAGATACATCACTGATATAGTTTTTAAATcatagggtgtgttcacacttgtcatgtttggttggATTAAAATGAACTCTGGTGAAATACAAGTCATTTAACCCGACCAAACAGGTTGTGAACATATCACTATGTCTTTTTCTTTACTTTATCTTTAAgttcgctgtcaaaaatgccagcGTGAACGCTAAGCAGGCCAGGACCAAATCGTTTTCCTTTTTGGTACagaccaaatgaaccaaacgaACCGAACTACAGTTGTGAACACACTCTTACTGTATCAGTCTGCTGAAGCTATGTGTGGTTAATCAGTGCTGAACTACTTCTTGCCAGTCGTGGCAAGACTTTTAGATCTGAAAAACCCTTGACAGTTTTTTACCTGAACCATCAAGGTGGTACAAGGAACCTCATGTTCCTGCAACTCCGCTTCAGGGAGGATTCCCACCATGTGTTGACCCTTTTCCACCAAGGCAGTTTGAGTGCTGGTTCGGAGCCAGAGCCTAGTTTCAAGACAGGTGGcagttgtggcctaatggttagcgattcggacttgtaacccaaaggtcgaGTCTCAAATCCGGCAGGGATTGTAAGGGGGGGGAGTGAATATccagcactctctccacccacaataccatgactgaggtgagacccttgagcaaggcactgaacccccaactgctccctgggcgCCGCAGcattggctgcccactgctgCAGGTGtttgttcacggtgtgtgtgtttatttactactcactgctgtgagagcacttggatgggtgaaatgcagagcGCAAATaatgagtatgggtcaccatacttggccacaagTCACCTCTTTtactttcctttcctttcttttaGACACCCAAAGCACCAGCTCTGAACCAGGAAAAATGGTTTGTAAGTAGCATCAAAACATTGCTGGTCTAGAAGTAAGAACCGCTTGCGTCAAGGGTTAACCGTAACCAACAAGACGAACAGAAAATTTTGACTGCTGTTTTTGAAATAGCAGCTAAATATGAACACGCTGGAAAGCCATAAACATCAATAGCAATGCAACGTCTGACATTGTTGATATTAGGCTTATTTGGGATGCATCGATGCTGCGTGGAGCAGTCATTGTGTGGTGTGGAAGTACCACGTGAGCAGTTCAAAAGCTTAAAGAATTGTTTGCTCTCCAATCGCTCTCGCTGTGCTTTGGTGTCATGCATCGGTTGGTCTGCGTGGCGCGAATGGATCTTGAGCAAGACTGGTGAGTTTGTGTTTGGCATTGCCGCTCTATCCAGTGATGTGAGACCTGGCATTGCGGTGGCTCTCTAGCATGTGGAAAGGAAACTGGTTCTGAAGGCTAGCTAGTCGAACCAACCCTGAACAGGCAATAGCACTAGCTCTGAACTAGAACCCAGTTCATGTTGGTGGAAAAAGTCAGATACTCGCACAGATGTCCTTGTTGTGGGAAACATCACACAGAACCTTCCTGTAGAAGCATAAAGTGATAGGCCACAgatctctctgttcctgacccTGGATCCAATCCTTTTATAAGACATTGTGAACTTACAGTTGTTCACACAATTGCCGGGGTTATCTCCACACAGCAAGTCTATGCCTGTTTGTGGAAACTTTTCCTGTTATGGTGTAGGGACCACGGGATTGATCCTATTCTGTGGTATTTTAGATGTTGTCTGCAGCCCTACGTAGAGATCTCTCGTGTCACTCTTTTAGGCTGTTTTTGTTGACTTgaggcaggggtgcccaaccctgttcctggagatcttccttcctgcagagtttagttccaaccctgaacaaacacacctgtctgtaattatcaagtgctccttcagggttaaggctagaaggaatatagctctagctactgggcatgcgcacatcaatctaacattatttttgtcacactgtacaacaataaaatgtttttgtattatagtaaggactaattttagggttggggtaggtgtggacgttaaaaaaacacaatccaacaggtagaacaattcatttcattgttagtttccaggctgagctgtatcccttctagggAATTCTCTccctccttcagatcctaattagttggttcaggtgtgtttgatcagagtTGAAGCTGAACTCTGAAGGAAGGTAgttctccaggaacagggttgagcacccctgacttaagtttttttttttttttttttttggacatatcTGCACTGCTGCCACCTGGGATTCTCCTTGGCATGTTTCACAAGATCAGTTCTGCAGTTTTTCTGTAGCAGCTACTGACTACCTTTTTTCAGGGTAGTACGTAGGAATGAAGGGACACTAGTTGTGTAAGTGTGGTTCTGTGATTTTGGGATAGCTGCCGAAGCTCTTTTTCTTTGGCTAATAACCCACACACCTAAGCCCGTCATTATGAGTTTGTCTGGTGTGGTGAGTAGATAGTGGCGTCTCTAGCGGTTGTCTGGAATTCACCCAACCATAGTTACATAATTGGTTCAGCAGCAGTCATTGGCATGGCAATGTTGTTTTGCTACCAATACCAACACCATTGTTACTTTACTAATACGTAATATGAACATATTACgtgtcctttttttttattagcacCTTCAAGTGTTTTTTGTTACAACAGGTACTTCAAGCTGCAATAAAGCAAATCAAGGTAAACAGACACAGGAAACGtgttaatgtttttctattaaaaataatttattccagGACCACATATAAATAATTCTTGAAacacattacatttaatatttgctgTGAATAAAtaccaaacaaaccaaaaaacaagGCTTTTCATACAATAATCTATATGAAAGGTTGCACAAAATTTCTATCTCGTCATCTATATTCCTCTAGATCTATAACTGGAATGTCACAATGTACTGTAAGTCAGAAGTACCGTTCCTAATTCCAGAGCAGCTTATTAAGTATTGTGCAAGTTTGTGATGATCTGAACTGAATGATCAGATCCAGTAGTTGAAGAGTAGACACTCGAATTCATGATTCGACTGCGAATTTTTCTCGTGTGTATCATTTATCCGAAGCACATTTCCGTATAGGCCCATGTGTATCTAATTCTCAAGTAGACGAAGCTAAATGTGCTTGCACAATATTGGACTTTAAGGATGGGAATGTTTAACACAGACAGTTATTTCTTTATAAATGATGCCACAGGAGCTAACTCTATCTTTTCTCATTACGTCTGTGCAGATATTGCAGAAATAGTCAAATAGAGAATGTCAGTTTGTGCATACTAACGTATGCAAAGAATAGACTGAGGCATTGTGTGTTTAAAGGAGAGTAGTGCAACCAAAAGAATGTGGCTGGGCGAGAACGGGGAGTTCACAGATCTAGGAGCGGACATTTCTTACCTGGGCGCGTTTACGCTCGGACTGATTTGTTTTCGCTTGGCTGTTTATCCAGATGGGGatttcagccattttttttttcttctcgtCAAATGTTTTGACGCTCTTTTTTTTGGCACGGCCATTCCCCTcagcttaatttaatttaatctgctCTAGACATCGGGGAGGTGTCAAGTATCTGGTTTTCATTGCACTTAAGGAATTTTTCAGCCACAGAAAAATGAACATATCCATTCAATAGAACAGACCAAGTCATATGAAGTTTAGCAAGGCAAGCAAAAGTGAAAAATAGTTTCAAGAGCAAGAAGGACTTGTGAAAAAGTGATCAAtggtaaacaaaaacattctcAAAGGCAACAGATCCGTACTGCTTGCAGACATCAAATGGTGCAGCAGGAAATGAAATTCGAGCTCTGCTTAGCAAGCTCTCATTGGCACTTAACCTACATTTTATGAAGAAACTATCAAATGCTGTCCTTCGGTGGTCTCTGCATACCCTGTACGTCTTATTCCTGTACTTCCAAAAGGCCCGCTGGCTTTCTGCAGTCCACAGTGGCGATGTACATTGGCTTAGACATATCTTTCAGCAAATTAACTTTGGTCAATTTTGTTGCTAATCTGAAATCGGTAATTCTTAGACATGCTCACCTCGATTTGCGATTAATTACCCTGTTCGATATAAACAGCAGACGCCACGGGTGTGTGACTAGACGTCATTGCGTATCGTTAGTTTCTGTATGCTAACATCTCACGACGGTCCTATACACATGATACAAATGACCAAAACTTCGTTTGAGAGGTAATCACCAATTCTACAGCACCACCGGGCTCTTTAGGCCCTGCCCAATATAGGTGGGGGATTTTGGGCAAAAAAGTTCCTCGTGTAAGAGCGTTCACCGGCACGACGAACTGGGCCCTTTTCAACTGTTCGGTCAGCCCCGGTAAATCTGCTTGAAGTGGTCACATTCGTTACAGTAGCCTTGTTTCTCTTGGTTGGCGTAGTGGTCGCAGCCCTGCGTCTTGCAGCGCTGTTTGCTTTTCTCTTTGGGCGCCTGGGCACGCCGACCCTCTCGCTGGCCGCGGCTGAGGCAGTCCGGGCAGAGGTCCGTGCAGCCGGGAGAGAGGTTCTTGCAGCCGCTACGCCGACACTGTGCCTGGGTGAGCATCGGAGGTGGACGTGGTTTCGAGGCCCGCTGGACACAAACAACAGAGTCTGTCAGCGCTTCAGAAGAGCCAAACTTACCCCACAGCAATGCAAACCAGCATACAAGGACACTTACTGTGACAAGAGGTGGGGAATGAGAGCCCCTGCTAGCAGCTTGGTTGAGTCTAGCGCTCTGCTCCTTCACAAAGCACTTGTTGCAGTAACCCTCCAGCATGGCCTTTCCCTCAGCACCGCAGCCCTGACCCCGGCACCGCGGACAGTTCTGAAAACCAGCCTCGGATGTGTGTCTGGGCTGGACAATAGCGGGGGTGGCCActgtacaaacaaaaacagccaaAAATCACACTTGCTCCTCTGGTTCACATGTCTAAGACTTCTGTACCCTATAGCAGTGGTTCTTAACTCCAGTCCTAGggacccactgctctgcacattttgtatgtctccctcatttaccacacctgattcagatcatcagctcgttaggagaaagatccatgaactgaactgagtgtgtcagattcagaaacatacaaaatgtgcagagccgTGGGCCCTGAGgtctggagttgagaaccactgccctATAGGACAGGCGTGTCCAAtgctgctcctggagggccactgtcctgccgagttttgctccaaccccaattaaacacacctgatgtTACTAATCAAGGTTtgactagaaacttccaggcaggagTGTTGAAGcaagttagagctaaactctgcaggacaccggccctccaggaccgagtttggagaCCCCTGCTGTTAGAGATGGACACATTACAACTGATTGCAGTTGCAGTGATATTTCTTGTCACAACAAGAATTGAGTGAATGCAGAACAGTTGCACTTACGGTGATTGGTCTGGTAGTCCAGATAACATATAGTGCAGAATCCCAGCTTCTCTGGCGTCCCAAAGAATGGGCAGCCGGAGCGTTTACACTGCCGGGCAGCGGGCGTCTGCCAGGTGTGGCCGGTGGTGCCAGTGCGTTCTGTCTCCCTATGCAGTGCCCATACCGACGCCTCGGTTCTAGGCTCCTGCTGCTGGGCGTCCCCCCTCTCGGAAATGGCAGTCCTCTGCATGCAGGGTGGGCATAGACCATTAAATATCCTAAAGACCTCCTGTCGGCACATAACGCACCTTTCGGTGTCCCTTTCTctatctctctccctctcccgtTCCTTCTCTCGCTCCCTGCTGCCTGACGCCCACCAGCCGTGAGAGGGGCCTTGCGGCGGCCCATTAGCGGCCGATCGGTTTTGCCTTGCCGTAAAGCAGCGTTCACACAGCCCGTCATGCTCAACGCTAAGAGTGAACAAGCATCCGGGCGTCTTGCATTTCATGGCATGAGTCTCACTGTAAAGGCTTAGACTGGGGGCCGTAGGGGGCGCGGAACGCGGGCTGGGCAGGACGGAGCGCTCCAGCCTCCCTCGGCTCTCGGGGTCCGAGGGTGAGGTTTGGTTTGTGGTGGAAATGGCCTCTGGCTTGCGACCCGCCTGTCGCTTTTCGAAGCACTCGTGACAGTGGGGTTGAGTGTCCACCGAGACGTAGAAGGTACAGCGGGGTGTGGCACAGCGGATCTCGATGAGAGACAGTTGGGAGACGGAGAAGGGAGGGGGACGCTGGGATTGGGGTGCCCATAAAGACTCCTTATCCTCCTGCCAGCGCTTATATTCATGGTTGACCAGTTGTAGGTAGTCCTCCATCAAATTCATGTCCTCAGGTAGGTTGCCTTCGTCCAGTCTGATGGAGGAAGGGTTCAAGATGTAAAAAGGAACACAGTTTCCTACAACTTTTTAGGCACTTGTGCTGTTTTTACCAGAATTACACCAATTAGTACTTGGATCAGGCTGCTTAACTTAACTTAACCACCCAAGACTGTATTTAGCTCATACCTGGCTGCAGTGATTATCTGTGTGGGATCGTAGCCCAGGCCAATGACGGGGATTTCTATAAGCATTAGGTAGTCTTTCAGCAACTTCTCCTTCTGTTGCTGCTCCTTTTCTGTCAGAAAGTGCACTCGAAGATCTTCAAACCCACCCCGTCCTGGGTTTATCAATGGCACAGCACGGATCTCTGAATGGGTCACAAgcatcaaatatttaaatgcactGGGCCTAAGAGTAAGAACACATTAAGGAGTAGTGCAATGTCTGGCGACATACCTGGGCCGCTGTCTTTGATTGTAATCAGAGGTGCAAAGTGCTGGGAGTCATAGCCAAGCACAATGGGATATTTGTAGCATTCTCCTGGAGGCCAATGCAAAGGCAGGTATATGCCCCCAACATTGAGGGGTGAAAAGGATGAACCAGACTTCATACTTCTAAGTACTTGGTCTGTTGAGAAATGAATTTGGTCATTGATCATGTTGATgcacttgtgtaaaaaacaGTCAGTGCTTCGTGTAATTCCAGTGAAATGCTCCACAACTGTACACATACCTGCAATAACAATAATTGGTCTCCGCAGAATATTTGAAAGCACAAAGATGTGAATATCCTCTAAAGAGTCAAACTGTAGGCCATTACTGCTGGACACTGGAGAAGCCATTTCTACAATCTTCACCCATTCCTCCTCCCAgttctgagaaacaaaaaaacattgcaaattGCAATGAGTTTTAGGTTTTTAAGACAGTTTAATACGGAGAAATGAGATTCTAGAAGGTGGAAGTTCTCACCAAAGTGCTGTATCGCAGGCCAGTCTGGGTGAACTCCTGAGAGTGCAGCAGCTCTGTTTGAAAGCGCATTCTAAAGTTACTAGTGTCTGTTTCCTTCAGCACTGCATAAAGAGCCTTTCGCAGCACCAGGTCTGTGTCCTGAACCCCCAGCAGGTATTGAGAGGCTGCGTGGAGCAGGCAGTTCCCATCAcctaaatgaaaacacacaaacactgattACTCCTCGGGACAGTCGCTAGTGAAGGGCTTGGGATTGTGCATGTTCTTGTGGTGCCATCAGGAAGTTGTTTTCCCTCAGGCCCCAgagtaattaatcacaaatGGGCTCAACTGAGTGCCCATGAGCAGATATGCCATTATACATTAGTCCTGAAGGATACCATCTCCTTACATATGTATTATAACGCTGGCAGATATGCTGCAACAAATGTCCCATGGAAGTGCACTTAGAGATTTGGCTTTGAAAAACACTCAGGTCATAGAAGTTCATGAAGGTGGCATTCATGCATTGACAAAAAGCCTACGAAACTTGCAGTTCCTGTTTTAACATCATCTAGATTGTCATAACAGAGAGGGCCTTAGCAACCTGCTGACGTGCATTACATAGCAACAAAAAGTAATactgagaaaatgaaaaactacATATAGAGTCTTTGGTTTGTTGCTGCGTACCTTGACAGCAATATCTTTTACACCTAAAGGTTAGTTCATCCGTATTTGTCAAGCAGCAAGATTAAGGATGAGATAAAAGCAATACAGGGGATTTCCACAGAGGTGTTAGAGCAGTTTAAATATATCCATTTCATCTGACTGCGTGCATTTGAAAACAGGACATGTGACCGTATCTCTGCAAAAGCAATGAAatcaactcacaaaaaaaagaaaaaaaaaaagttggacaTGTCAgcctactgaaaaaaaaaagaaaagaaaaaaaaaaaaaaatctcaaaactaTCTATATACTTCTGTAAATCAATAACTTCACTTTAATCTGTAACTGAAGATCAAAGTAAAGACAACTCAAAGAGCATGCATTGCAGAGCTATGCTTATGGCCTAGATTCTGTGTTCTTTCTGATGTTGTGCAACATGTGCATTCGTGTGCATTTGCATGTGTGCGCGCTTGTGTGAAACAGCCTGTGCGCAACTGTGAGGAATTTCCCTAGTATGTGATTCTCTGATTAAGTGCCGTAAGGGCTTCACTTCAACTTTTTCTTTCCCTTGTCTCCTCTTGACACCAGAGCCATGATAAAAAGCGTCTGGACTTTCCAGAGAGGAGGGGCGACGCTCTACAGGAATGCCTGCGCCCGTGCCATTTCTAGGGTCAATAAGGGAAGTCTGAACACATGATCTAGTTCTTGTTTTTTAAACCTGCGTAATAGTCTAAAAGCATTGGCTGCTTGCACCTGCTATTAACACAAAGATCAAATGTTCCCAGTTGAAGTAGGTTTTAACAGGTCTATAGGTTACGGTTTATTTATGGAAACTATTTGTACAGTGTGTTGTTTTGCTTCTTGTTACACAAGAGAAAGTTTCCATCTGACCCTTAAactgtaggaaaaaaaaaaaaaaaaagaaaaaagagacaaaTTCTACAACACCTCCAAAATTGACAGAGATCCGGCTCTgaattaatatcattacaagCCCAAACACTCTTAAAGTAGCGTTGCTAACTTATAACTTaacctcattttttttttagaaacattttttaaattaagcaaaatTTCCAGTAACAAA is from Labeo rohita strain BAU-BD-2019 chromosome 13, IGBB_LRoh.1.0, whole genome shotgun sequence and encodes:
- the tnfaip3 gene encoding tumor necrosis factor alpha-induced protein 3; protein product: MSQGQNFLPKFLFVSNLLKAVKIRERVPNDVVKPSASSGLIHHLRSMHRYTLEMIRMSQFPQAFREVIQAAILDRAMQSSLEQEKRLNWCREVKKLVPLRTNGDGNCLLHAASQYLLGVQDTDLVLRKALYAVLKETDTSNFRMRFQTELLHSQEFTQTGLRYSTLNWEEEWVKIVEMASPVSSSNGLQFDSLEDIHIFVLSNILRRPIIVIADQVLRSMKSGSSFSPLNVGGIYLPLHWPPGECYKYPIVLGYDSQHFAPLITIKDSGPEIRAVPLINPGRGGFEDLRVHFLTEKEQQQKEKLLKDYLMLIEIPVIGLGYDPTQIITAARLDEGNLPEDMNLMEDYLQLVNHEYKRWQEDKESLWAPQSQRPPPFSVSQLSLIEIRCATPRCTFYVSVDTQPHCHECFEKRQAGRKPEAISTTNQTSPSDPESRGRLERSVLPSPRSAPPTAPSLSLYSETHAMKCKTPGCLFTLSVEHDGLCERCFTARQNRSAANGPPQGPSHGWWASGSREREKERERERDRERDTERCVMCRQEVFRIFNGLCPPCMQRTAISERGDAQQQEPRTEASVWALHRETERTGTTGHTWQTPAARQCKRSGCPFFGTPEKLGFCTICYLDYQTNHLATPAIVQPRHTSEAGFQNCPRCRGQGCGAEGKAMLEGYCNKCFVKEQSARLNQAASRGSHSPPLVTRASKPRPPPMLTQAQCRRSGCKNLSPGCTDLCPDCLSRGQREGRRAQAPKEKSKQRCKTQGCDHYANQEKQGYCNECDHFKQIYRG